The proteins below are encoded in one region of Asticcacaulis excentricus CB 48:
- a CDS encoding RNA-binding S4 domain-containing protein, translated as MESASETCRIDVWLWRARFFKTRALSAKFAESGLLRQVRFGQTTRIQKAGHAVRIGDRLTFAIGTRLIDVRVLSIGDRRGPASEAQGLYTVCE; from the coding sequence ATGGAATCCGCTTCTGAAACCTGCCGCATTGATGTCTGGCTGTGGCGCGCCCGCTTTTTCAAGACGCGCGCACTTTCGGCAAAGTTCGCCGAAAGCGGCCTTTTGCGGCAGGTACGTTTTGGTCAGACCACACGCATCCAGAAGGCCGGCCACGCCGTGCGAATCGGCGACCGGCTGACGTTCGCCATCGGGACGCGGCTGATTGATGTGCGAGTGCTCAGCATAGGTGACCGTCGAGGCCCTGCCAGCGAGGCGCAGGGCCTCTATACTGTCTGCGAATAG
- the fdxA gene encoding ferredoxin FdxA, which translates to MTYIVTDPCVKCKFMDCVEVCPVDCFYEGENFLVINPDECIDCGVCEPECPVDAIKPDTEDEPDGKWLEVNSKYARVWPNISVKGTPPADREDFERETGKFEKYFSEKPGDGK; encoded by the coding sequence ATGACCTATATCGTCACCGATCCCTGCGTTAAGTGCAAGTTTATGGACTGCGTTGAAGTCTGTCCGGTGGACTGCTTCTATGAGGGTGAAAATTTCCTGGTTATCAATCCGGACGAGTGCATCGACTGTGGCGTCTGTGAACCGGAATGCCCCGTGGACGCCATCAAGCCGGATACCGAGGATGAGCCGGACGGCAAGTGGCTGGAGGTCAACTCCAAGTACGCCCGCGTCTGGCCGAACATCTCGGTTAAGGGCACGCCGCCTGCTGACCGCGAGGATTTCGAGCGAGAGACCGGCAAATTTGAGAAATACTTCTCCGAAAAGCCTGGCGACGGTAAATAA
- the arsC gene encoding arsenate reductase (glutaredoxin) (This arsenate reductase requires both glutathione and glutaredoxin to convert arsenate to arsenite, after which the efflux transporter formed by ArsA and ArsB can extrude the arsenite from the cell, providing resistance.) yields MTVTIYHNPDCGTSRNVLAVIEAAGYSPQIVSYLSVGWKREQLLTLFAEAGLTPRQALRESKSPATELGLLDPGVSDEALIEAMLTHPILVNRPFVVTPKGTRLCRPSEVVLDLLEHRPAGPFFKEDGALVIDANGHRMA; encoded by the coding sequence ATGACCGTTACCATATATCACAATCCCGACTGCGGCACGTCGCGCAACGTCCTCGCCGTCATCGAAGCTGCGGGATACTCGCCGCAAATCGTCTCCTATCTCAGTGTGGGCTGGAAGCGTGAACAGTTGCTGACCCTGTTTGCTGAGGCCGGTCTGACGCCGCGTCAAGCCCTGCGCGAAAGTAAGTCGCCGGCCACCGAACTGGGCCTGCTGGACCCCGGGGTCAGCGATGAAGCCCTCATCGAGGCCATGCTGACCCATCCCATACTGGTTAACCGCCCCTTCGTCGTTACGCCCAAGGGTACGCGGCTTTGCCGCCCCTCGGAGGTCGTGCTCGATCTGCTGGAACATCGACCAGCCGGTCCTTTTTTCAAAGAAGATGGCGCGCTGGTGATCGACGCCAATGGGCATCGCATGGCGTAG
- a CDS encoding TonB-dependent receptor domain-containing protein has protein sequence MTHQTPKGRIASSTIRMTASVSALATALLLSAGAQAQEANPAAEEPTTVIVTGYRASLQSALTTKRKADVMMDAINAEDIADFPDANLAESLQRIPGISIDRDNGEGRTITVRGLGADFTRVRINGLEALSTAGANDAGSNPNRSRAFDFNTFASELFNSLRVRKSSSAETDEGSLGATVDLITGRPFDYKKDQFAFSIQDAYYDNGGFHNPRVTGLISKRWADGKLGFLASVAYSERDSENDQYRRGIGQSEYLYRNATWATLENPRRAGFSAPAGTTFTNSISNPTATNTTGTVSSTPAITNTNYINAVTGSDPAAYALLHNPLNSSLVRIPALGSIEQQDLHQERLGITASFQMQPNPNTRVSIDGLYSKFRNESTIYQVSSVGLNRDNTNAGYATSANTVTTDTATARTTRRNLYPGTCTARDATDLLAAIDCGQAQNGNTLVPGTFFSFNPNNLDPYDYYNSPTVNGAANPGYVASTDLLGFRDRLIGRQSTDVLAANVSNGVADYLVLRNVDWRSAADRNFYTTEFKQLSFNLNQRFTDRLTGDFTFGASESYNENQGLLVEFNRMDAPESFVFDERGGGEMPVFNLGFNAADPTNWGMVKGFSGIRHFQRFVTNKYAGAKADFGYELNENLSLKFGVTSRKYDFQTNLLERENDLLNPTEKEAKVSVASLGKVIQFGEGLEVPGGTTTSFFAPSIEGFNSLFDFTCNCINKWGDWRIHGKRNGGRENFKVQERSEGGYLQLNFDYDVLGGNVFGNIGVRQVKTDLTSYGTTSAGRPITGRNEYTDTLPSFNVAWQVIPNVYLRAAAAKVMARPLLGNLSPSITAISIPNTGGATGATLTIGNPKLQPFRGKTYDLSAEWYFAKGGLLSMAVFKKDIASYPQTVLFSAPLSTFLSTEDLASLRAQFTNVNQLAYIDGNGEATARQFRDAPGGTLEGWEFSYQQDFTFLPWILKNTGVQFNMTHIDSKLTYILDPGTSTVAPTFGNGPWLGASPDAINLTLYYETDMFSARVSMAKREGYYTTYPLASGSCSPGLNSDGTACNSPLINDFAGSLPTQNVDFSMSYKPTKRLTVTLEGLNMTNETTNRFGYGATSQTVVSQYGSTGRQLTLGVRYKY, from the coding sequence ATGACACATCAGACACCCAAGGGGCGCATTGCATCTTCGACCATTCGCATGACCGCCTCTGTTTCGGCTTTGGCCACAGCGCTGCTGCTGAGCGCGGGGGCTCAGGCGCAGGAGGCTAACCCAGCCGCCGAGGAGCCGACCACGGTCATCGTCACGGGGTATCGCGCCAGCCTGCAAAGCGCGCTGACGACCAAGCGCAAGGCCGACGTGATGATGGATGCCATCAATGCCGAGGACATTGCCGACTTCCCCGATGCCAACTTGGCGGAGTCTCTGCAACGCATCCCCGGAATTTCGATTGACCGGGACAATGGCGAAGGCCGCACGATCACGGTGCGCGGTCTGGGGGCCGACTTCACGCGCGTGCGTATCAATGGCCTCGAAGCGCTATCTACGGCCGGGGCCAATGACGCCGGTTCCAACCCCAACCGCTCGCGGGCGTTTGACTTTAACACCTTTGCCTCTGAACTGTTCAACAGCCTGCGTGTGCGTAAAAGTTCTTCGGCGGAAACCGATGAAGGTTCGCTGGGTGCGACGGTTGATTTGATCACAGGCCGTCCGTTCGATTACAAGAAGGATCAGTTCGCCTTTTCAATTCAGGACGCCTACTACGACAATGGCGGCTTCCACAACCCACGCGTCACGGGGCTGATCTCGAAGCGCTGGGCCGATGGGAAGCTGGGCTTCCTGGCCTCGGTGGCCTATTCCGAGCGTGATTCCGAGAACGATCAGTACCGCCGCGGTATCGGTCAGTCGGAATATCTGTATCGAAACGCCACATGGGCCACTTTGGAAAACCCCCGTCGCGCGGGTTTCTCGGCTCCTGCAGGGACGACCTTCACCAACAGCATTTCCAACCCGACGGCTACGAACACGACCGGTACGGTGAGCTCGACGCCGGCCATCACCAACACCAACTATATCAATGCGGTGACCGGTTCGGATCCGGCAGCTTATGCGTTGCTTCATAATCCGCTGAATTCGTCTCTGGTTCGTATTCCTGCCTTGGGTTCAATCGAGCAGCAGGATCTACATCAGGAGCGCCTAGGCATCACTGCCTCGTTCCAGATGCAGCCGAACCCCAATACACGCGTCTCAATCGACGGGCTTTACTCTAAGTTCCGCAATGAGAGCACCATCTATCAGGTGTCGTCGGTGGGGCTGAATCGTGACAATACCAATGCGGGTTATGCCACTTCGGCTAATACGGTCACGACCGATACGGCTACAGCGCGCACGACTCGCCGCAACCTTTATCCCGGCACCTGTACAGCACGTGACGCGACGGATTTGCTTGCGGCTATCGACTGTGGTCAAGCACAGAATGGTAATACTCTGGTCCCAGGTACTTTTTTCTCGTTCAATCCGAACAACCTCGATCCTTACGATTACTATAATTCACCGACGGTCAATGGTGCGGCCAATCCCGGCTACGTTGCCTCTACCGATCTTCTGGGCTTCCGCGACCGGCTGATTGGGCGTCAGTCCACGGACGTTCTGGCCGCCAACGTGTCGAATGGCGTCGCCGACTATCTGGTGCTGCGCAACGTCGATTGGCGCTCAGCGGCCGACCGAAATTTCTACACCACGGAGTTCAAGCAGCTCTCGTTCAACCTGAATCAGAGGTTCACCGATCGCCTGACGGGGGATTTTACTTTTGGGGCGTCGGAGTCTTATAACGAAAATCAGGGTCTGCTGGTTGAATTCAACCGCATGGATGCGCCGGAAAGTTTCGTGTTTGACGAACGCGGCGGCGGGGAGATGCCGGTATTCAACCTCGGTTTCAACGCGGCTGATCCCACCAATTGGGGCATGGTCAAGGGCTTTTCGGGTATCCGTCATTTCCAGCGTTTTGTGACCAATAAATACGCTGGAGCCAAGGCGGATTTCGGCTATGAGCTGAACGAAAATCTGTCGCTCAAGTTCGGCGTCACCTCACGCAAGTACGACTTCCAGACCAATCTGCTGGAGCGTGAAAATGACCTGCTCAACCCCACTGAAAAGGAAGCGAAGGTTTCCGTGGCCTCCCTTGGGAAGGTCATCCAGTTTGGGGAGGGGCTGGAAGTGCCGGGCGGTACGACGACTTCATTCTTCGCCCCATCCATCGAAGGCTTCAATTCGCTGTTCGACTTCACCTGCAATTGCATCAACAAGTGGGGTGATTGGCGCATCCACGGCAAGCGCAATGGCGGCCGCGAAAACTTCAAGGTGCAAGAGCGCAGCGAAGGCGGCTATCTGCAACTCAACTTCGACTACGATGTGCTGGGCGGCAACGTCTTCGGTAATATCGGCGTGCGTCAGGTCAAGACGGACCTGACCTCTTATGGTACTACATCAGCGGGCCGACCAATCACTGGGCGCAACGAATACACGGACACCCTGCCATCGTTTAACGTGGCCTGGCAGGTTATCCCCAACGTCTATCTACGCGCCGCTGCGGCCAAGGTGATGGCGCGCCCACTTCTGGGCAACCTGTCGCCGTCCATTACCGCCATCAGTATTCCCAATACTGGCGGTGCGACGGGCGCAACCCTGACCATCGGAAACCCGAAGCTGCAACCCTTCCGCGGCAAGACCTACGACCTGTCGGCGGAATGGTACTTCGCCAAGGGTGGTCTTCTTTCAATGGCGGTGTTCAAGAAGGACATCGCCTCCTATCCGCAGACAGTTCTGTTCTCCGCCCCCCTGTCGACCTTCCTGTCGACGGAAGATTTGGCCTCGCTGCGCGCACAGTTCACCAATGTTAACCAACTGGCCTATATCGACGGCAATGGCGAAGCGACGGCGCGGCAGTTCCGCGATGCACCCGGCGGCACGCTGGAAGGCTGGGAATTCAGCTATCAGCAGGACTTCACCTTCTTGCCGTGGATTCTCAAAAACACTGGTGTGCAGTTCAATATGACGCACATCGATTCCAAGCTCACCTATATCCTGGATCCTGGCACCTCGACGGTGGCTCCGACCTTTGGCAACGGGCCGTGGCTGGGGGCGTCTCCCGACGCCATCAACCTGACGCTCTACTATGAAACGGATATGTTCAGTGCGCGCGTTTCGATGGCCAAGCGCGAAGGCTATTACACGACCTATCCGCTGGCCTCCGGGTCATGTTCGCCGGGTCTGAACAGCGATGGTACGGCCTGTAATTCGCCGCTGATCAACGATTTCGCGGGCTCTCTGCCGACTCAAAACGTTGACTTCTCGATGAGCTACAAGCCGACCAAGCGCCTAACCGTCACGCTTGAAGGTCTGAACATGACCAATGAAACGACCAACCGTTTCGGCTATGGCGCCACCAGCCAGACTGTGGTCAGCCAGTACGGCTCGACCGGCCGTCAATTGACGCTGGGCGTGCGGTACAAGTACTAA
- a CDS encoding family 43 glycosylhydrolase, giving the protein MTIHRRNTLKCLGLGAFLFGAPAGAVAAPKARRTTWPKGIEGQRQPDLGDGTFLNPIMAGDHPDPSILKDGDDYYMTFSTFDAYPGLVIWHSRDMVNWRPIGPALTQNVGSVWAPELCKHNGRYYLYIPTKKTSAPGSKTTSWVIWADYIEGPWSEPIDLDLPNHIDPGHAVGEDGSRWLFLSGGDRVRLADDGLSKAGEVEHVYEPWRYPSDWVVEGFSPEGPKITRHGQYYYMILAVGGTAGPPTGHMVIAARSKSINGPWEHHPRNPLVRTTSVEERWWSRGHATLVEGPAGDWWGVYHGYENGFWTLGRQTLLAPVAWSKDGWFDFGGGDLSQPIKKPKGGKPHGFQPPHGFALSDDFTTDKYGIQWNFFNPSPDEKARIRRENGVLHLTATGQAPSSSSPLITIVGDPAYEIEMEIEIDEGVRAGLLLFYDTKLYCGLGFDGKNFVTHQYGIERGRPVNPHGRRMFMRLCNDRHIVTFDTSSDGQTWRRFDRGMEVSGYHHNVRGGFLMLKPGFYAAGQGEARFRNFRYRAL; this is encoded by the coding sequence ATGACGATCCATCGACGCAATACCCTCAAATGTCTCGGTCTTGGAGCATTTCTGTTTGGAGCCCCCGCCGGGGCCGTTGCGGCTCCTAAGGCCAGGCGTACGACATGGCCCAAGGGAATAGAGGGGCAGCGTCAGCCGGATTTGGGTGATGGCACCTTCCTCAATCCCATCATGGCCGGGGACCACCCCGATCCGTCCATCCTGAAGGACGGCGACGACTATTACATGACGTTTTCGACCTTCGATGCCTATCCGGGGCTGGTGATCTGGCATTCGAGGGATATGGTCAACTGGCGGCCCATCGGCCCGGCTCTGACCCAGAATGTCGGCTCGGTCTGGGCCCCGGAGTTGTGTAAGCACAACGGCCGCTACTATCTTTATATCCCGACCAAAAAGACCTCGGCACCGGGCTCAAAGACCACCTCGTGGGTGATCTGGGCCGACTATATCGAGGGCCCGTGGTCTGAGCCCATCGACCTGGACCTGCCCAACCATATCGACCCCGGCCATGCAGTGGGCGAAGACGGGTCGCGCTGGCTATTCCTGTCTGGCGGTGATCGCGTGCGCTTGGCAGACGATGGTCTGTCGAAGGCGGGTGAGGTCGAGCACGTCTATGAGCCGTGGCGCTATCCGTCCGACTGGGTGGTCGAAGGGTTTTCGCCCGAAGGCCCGAAGATCACGCGGCATGGCCAGTATTACTACATGATCCTCGCTGTCGGGGGTACGGCGGGCCCGCCGACCGGGCATATGGTCATTGCGGCGCGCTCGAAGTCGATCAACGGTCCGTGGGAGCATCACCCGCGCAATCCGTTGGTGCGCACGACCTCGGTCGAGGAAAGGTGGTGGTCGCGCGGCCATGCCACGCTTGTGGAGGGGCCTGCCGGTGACTGGTGGGGCGTCTATCACGGCTATGAAAACGGCTTTTGGACGCTGGGGCGGCAGACGCTTCTGGCCCCGGTGGCGTGGTCAAAGGATGGCTGGTTTGATTTTGGCGGTGGTGATCTGTCGCAGCCTATAAAGAAGCCCAAGGGTGGCAAGCCGCATGGTTTTCAGCCGCCGCACGGATTTGCCCTGTCGGACGACTTTACAACCGACAAGTACGGCATCCAGTGGAACTTTTTTAACCCGTCGCCGGACGAGAAAGCCCGCATCCGCCGCGAAAACGGTGTGCTGCATCTTACGGCCACAGGTCAGGCCCCCAGTTCAAGCTCGCCCCTGATCACTATTGTCGGTGATCCGGCCTATGAGATTGAGATGGAGATCGAAATCGACGAAGGCGTGCGCGCTGGCCTGCTGCTGTTCTACGACACCAAACTCTATTGTGGTCTGGGCTTTGACGGCAAAAACTTCGTTACGCATCAGTACGGTATCGAGCGCGGGCGTCCGGTCAATCCCCATGGTCGCCGGATGTTCATGCGTCTGTGCAACGACCGGCATATTGTGACCTTTGACACCTCATCGGATGGCCAGACCTGGCGACGCTTTGATCGTGGCATGGAGGTGTCGGGCTATCATCACAATGTGCGTGGTGGTTTCCTGATGCTCAAGCCCGGCTTCTATGCCGCCGGGCAGGGCGAGGCACGCTTCCGCAACTTCCGGTACCGGGCGCTGTGA
- a CDS encoding ion transporter, with the protein MTLKYTRRQVLTIIEHPAFTATVVTLVILNAIVLGLETYPAIVASTGAFLSYIDQILLSVFVVELCMRLFAQGWRFFRDPWNLFDASIIIVSLVPAAGAFSVLRALRVLRVLRLISVFPSLRRVIGGIVAALPGIGSIGAILVIIYYVSAVMASQLFGATHPQWFGTLDASLFSLFQIMTLEGWADIARSLAATHAAAIPFIIVFILVATFTVLNLFIGVMLEAMQRVQAEKCSPSPPPTEAKAIGELTTEVAALKEQIEALTWILTRPER; encoded by the coding sequence ATGACGCTCAAATACACACGGCGTCAGGTTTTGACGATCATCGAACACCCCGCCTTTACCGCCACGGTCGTCACGTTGGTTATTCTCAACGCGATAGTTCTTGGGCTAGAGACCTATCCCGCCATCGTGGCCTCGACCGGTGCATTTCTGTCTTACATCGATCAGATCCTGTTGTCTGTGTTTGTGGTTGAATTGTGTATGCGTCTGTTTGCGCAGGGCTGGCGGTTCTTTCGCGACCCGTGGAACCTATTTGATGCGAGCATCATCATCGTGTCTCTTGTGCCCGCCGCAGGCGCCTTCAGCGTCCTGCGCGCCCTCAGGGTGCTGCGGGTGTTGCGATTGATTTCTGTTTTCCCCAGCCTGCGACGTGTCATCGGCGGCATAGTGGCGGCCCTGCCCGGAATAGGGTCCATCGGGGCGATACTGGTGATCATCTATTACGTCTCGGCGGTGATGGCCAGCCAGCTGTTCGGGGCCACGCACCCGCAATGGTTCGGCACGCTGGATGCCTCGCTGTTCAGCCTGTTCCAGATCATGACGCTCGAAGGCTGGGCCGACATCGCGCGCAGTCTGGCAGCGACCCACGCCGCCGCCATTCCCTTCATAATCGTCTTCATTCTGGTGGCGACCTTTACCGTGTTGAACCTGTTTATCGGCGTGATGCTGGAGGCCATGCAACGAGTTCAGGCGGAAAAATGCTCGCCGTCGCCCCCTCCCACGGAGGCCAAAGCCATTGGTGAGCTAACGACGGAGGTCGCCGCCCTGAAGGAACAGATAGAAGCGCTCACCTGGATACTTACGCGTCCGGAGCGCTAA
- a CDS encoding TerC family protein: MEFLVTPVMDKPLWMWASFVGIVVALLAFDLGILHRKTHEVSIRESLWMSAFYIAIALAFGGWVWWSLGDQAGKEYLTGFIVEKTLALDNVFVISLIFTYFAIPPLYQHRVLFWGILGVIVLRGIMIALGATLVSQYSWVLYVFAVFLIFTGIKMLFVGDKHPDIGNNPLLKLMRRIFPISAGLDGQKFLTRQPDPKTGKWRTYATPLLVALALIEFVDLIFAVDSVPAIFTITLDPFIVFTSNIFAILGLRALYFALAAIIHRFRYLKPALAIVLIFIGSKTFIADAMGLEKFPSNISLGVTLGLIAAGVLISLIMTRKSRGHRS, from the coding sequence ATGGAGTTTCTTGTCACGCCGGTCATGGACAAGCCCTTGTGGATGTGGGCCAGTTTCGTCGGCATCGTCGTTGCGCTTTTGGCCTTTGATCTTGGTATTCTGCATCGCAAGACGCATGAGGTCAGCATCCGCGAAAGCCTGTGGATGTCGGCCTTCTATATCGCCATCGCGCTGGCCTTTGGCGGGTGGGTGTGGTGGTCGCTGGGCGATCAAGCCGGTAAAGAATATCTGACGGGCTTTATCGTCGAAAAGACTCTGGCGCTTGATAATGTCTTCGTTATCTCGCTGATATTCACCTACTTTGCCATCCCGCCACTCTATCAGCACCGCGTGCTGTTTTGGGGGATACTAGGCGTTATCGTCCTGCGCGGTATAATGATCGCGCTGGGGGCCACGCTGGTATCCCAATACAGCTGGGTGCTTTACGTTTTCGCCGTCTTCTTGATTTTCACCGGCATCAAGATGCTGTTTGTCGGCGACAAGCACCCCGACATTGGCAACAATCCGCTGCTGAAGCTGATGCGGCGGATCTTTCCAATCAGCGCCGGCCTTGACGGGCAGAAGTTCCTGACCCGTCAGCCCGATCCGAAAACGGGCAAATGGCGCACCTATGCTACGCCGCTTCTCGTCGCGCTGGCCCTGATAGAATTTGTTGATCTGATCTTTGCCGTCGATAGCGTGCCGGCCATCTTCACCATCACGCTGGACCCATTCATCGTCTTCACCAGCAATATTTTCGCCATTCTGGGTCTGCGCGCCTTGTACTTTGCGCTGGCGGCGATCATCCATCGCTTCCGCTATCTGAAGCCTGCGCTGGCCATCGTGTTGATCTTCATTGGCTCGAAGACCTTCATCGCCGATGCGATGGGTCTGGAGAAGTTTCCCTCCAATATTTCGCTCGGGGTGACTCTGGGCCTGATTGCCGCCGGTGTGCTTATTTCCCTCATAATGACCCGCAAATCGCGAGGCCACAGGTCATGA